Proteins encoded in a region of the Altererythrobacter ishigakiensis genome:
- a CDS encoding trimeric intracellular cation channel family protein, with the protein MNGTEVLTPVLDALDILGLAIFALTGALVAAKLKQTFVTLAFFALVTGVGGGTVRDLLIGAPVFWMTDPWVAPICFGTALVAWFTPTRWWEGKLLDYADGAGLTAYAVLGSAKALSYGIPPVPAALMGIITGCVGGIIRDVVAGRPSIIMRPELYVTAAAATATLTVGGMTLGLDDPIVWGTAWLAGFALRSAAIKWQIALPSYDEAERAKN; encoded by the coding sequence ATGAATGGCACCGAAGTTTTGACCCCGGTGCTCGACGCGCTGGACATTCTGGGGTTGGCAATATTCGCGCTGACGGGCGCATTGGTTGCCGCCAAGCTCAAGCAGACATTCGTGACGCTGGCCTTCTTCGCGCTGGTGACCGGGGTGGGCGGAGGCACTGTGCGTGATTTGCTTATCGGTGCTCCGGTGTTCTGGATGACTGACCCCTGGGTAGCCCCGATTTGCTTCGGCACTGCGCTGGTCGCGTGGTTCACGCCGACCCGTTGGTGGGAAGGAAAATTGCTAGACTATGCCGATGGTGCGGGGCTTACGGCCTATGCCGTGCTGGGCAGCGCGAAGGCGCTTTCTTACGGTATTCCGCCGGTCCCTGCCGCACTGATGGGAATCATTACCGGCTGCGTAGGCGGCATTATCCGCGACGTTGTTGCAGGCAGACCATCGATCATCATGCGGCCAGAACTCTATGTTACTGCAGCTGCGGCAACCGCGACTCTGACAGTAGGCGGGATGACTTTGGGTCTGGACGATCCAATCGTCTGGGGCACAGCATGGCTTGCGGGCTTTGCGCTACGCAGCGCTGCGATCAAATGGCAAATCGCACTCCCTTCCTATGACGAGGCCGAGCGCGCGAAGAACTAA
- the odhB gene encoding 2-oxoglutarate dehydrogenase complex dihydrolipoyllysine-residue succinyltransferase yields MATEVTVPTLGESVTEASVGEWLKQPGDAVAADEPIVSLETDKVAVDVPSPVAGVIGEHKVAVGDTVEVGAVIATIEEGAGAPAKKPEAKEEKPAPAAAKDDTSGGSDTVTMSPAVRRAVLEHGVDPTTIKGTGKDGRLTKEDVLAAAKAKGDSPAPAPAPTPAPATAATGGDRNTERVKMTRMRQTIAKRLKGAQENAALLTTFNDVDMSAVIEARTKYKDLFAKKHDIRLGFMGFFAKAACLALKDVPSVNAYIEGDEIVYHDYVDISVAVSAPNGLVVPVVRDCDAKGFAQIEKDIADFGKRAKEGTLTMEDMSGGTFTISNGGVFGSLMSTPIINPPQSAVLGLHRIEDRPVAVNGEVVIRPMMYIALSYDHRLIDGREAVTALKIIKEAIEDPTRMLIDL; encoded by the coding sequence ATGGCCACAGAAGTAACAGTTCCAACCCTCGGTGAATCGGTAACCGAAGCAAGTGTGGGCGAATGGCTCAAGCAGCCAGGCGATGCAGTCGCGGCTGACGAGCCGATTGTCAGCCTTGAGACTGACAAGGTCGCGGTGGATGTGCCCTCGCCCGTCGCTGGCGTGATTGGCGAGCACAAGGTTGCCGTGGGTGACACGGTTGAAGTGGGCGCGGTAATCGCGACGATTGAAGAAGGCGCTGGCGCTCCGGCCAAGAAGCCTGAAGCGAAAGAAGAAAAGCCTGCTCCTGCCGCAGCAAAGGATGACACCTCTGGCGGAAGCGATACCGTGACTATGTCACCAGCCGTGCGACGCGCTGTGCTGGAACACGGAGTCGATCCGACGACGATCAAGGGCACAGGCAAAGATGGCCGCTTGACCAAGGAAGACGTGCTTGCCGCCGCCAAGGCGAAGGGGGACAGCCCGGCTCCTGCACCCGCACCAACACCTGCACCGGCAACTGCCGCGACTGGCGGCGATCGCAATACCGAGCGGGTCAAGATGACGCGTATGCGTCAGACCATCGCCAAGCGGCTGAAGGGTGCGCAAGAGAACGCCGCGCTGCTCACGACGTTCAACGATGTCGATATGTCGGCCGTGATCGAAGCGCGCACCAAGTACAAGGATCTGTTCGCGAAGAAGCACGATATCCGCTTGGGATTCATGGGCTTTTTCGCGAAGGCTGCTTGTCTGGCGCTGAAGGACGTCCCATCAGTCAATGCTTATATCGAAGGCGATGAGATCGTCTATCACGACTATGTCGATATCTCTGTCGCGGTCTCTGCGCCCAATGGTCTGGTTGTCCCGGTCGTGCGCGATTGCGATGCCAAAGGCTTTGCTCAGATCGAAAAGGACATCGCAGACTTCGGCAAGCGCGCCAAGGAAGGCACGCTGACAATGGAAGACATGTCAGGAGGCACATTCACCATCTCGAACGGCGGTGTATTCGGATCGCTTATGTCGACCCCGATCATCAATCCGCCGCAAAGCGCGGTTCTGGGTCTTCACCGGATCGAAGACCGCCCGGTTGCGGTGAATGGCGAAGTCGTGATCAGGCCGATGATGTATATCGCGCTGAGCTACGACCACCGCCTGATCGACGGCCGCGAAGCGGTGACCGCGCTCAAAATCATCAAGGAAGCGATCGAAGATCCGACACGGATGCTGATCGACCTTTAA
- a CDS encoding 2-oxoglutarate dehydrogenase E1 component — MGKENQDFLPELGDQEGPQAGPSWGNPRWLETVADSAADLTSALDPTTLKEAVKDASAKAGKPTDPKAIENAANLSISAMTLVRLYRVRGHMAADLDPLGLHSHDTPSDLTLEFHGLAGKEDQEVYVGGVLGLEWTTVRELYNTLRATYCGKVGLEYMHIADTEERRFLQDKFESPGETIQFTPEGKRAILAAVVRGEEYENFLGKKYVGTKRFGLDGGEAMIPALEAVIKHGGQAGVREIIYGMAHRGRLNVLANVMAKPYKVIFHEFSGGSSNPEDVGGSGDVKYHLGTSTDRAFDDIEVHMSLVPNPSHLETVDPVVLGKARAQQAIRDDLDKHEQVLPVLIHGDAAFAGQGVVWESLSLTGINGYNTGGCIHFIINNQIGFTTAPKFSRGSPYPSDVAKGVQAPILHVNGDDPEAVTFACKLAVDYRQKFKRDIVIDMWCYRRFGHNEGDEPKFTQPLMYDAIGKHEKVSFIYAERLIAEGVIEKGYAPKLREDFTAQLDKEFEAAKSYKANEADWFGGRWAGLNKPADPESARRNIETAIDKKLFDSLGRTLTTIPEDLNAHRTLTRVIKGRADMFEKGEGFDWATAEALAFGSLVTEGYGVRLSGQDSGRGTFSQRHAVWVDQKTEEKYLPLCQLPHGKFEVYDSPLSEYGVLGFEYGFAMADPKTLVLWEAQFGDFANGAQIMIDQYIAAGEAKWLRANGLVMLLPHGYEGQGPEHSSARLERFLQLCANDNIQVCNITTPANYFHVLRRQMLRSFRKPLIIMTPKSLLRHPLAKSDAEEFMGDHHFMRIKSDMTEIADEKVRRLVLCSGKVAYDLMQKRDEEGLEDVSIVRIEQLFPFPGEPLTVRLKRMKNIEEVVWCQEEPKNNGSWFFVDRLIEESLRNAGHDGMRPIYAGRDASASPATGFASRHQEQQEALVADALGLTDASKSTTSRKKKG, encoded by the coding sequence ATGGGTAAAGAGAACCAAGATTTCCTGCCCGAACTGGGCGATCAGGAAGGACCGCAAGCCGGGCCTAGCTGGGGCAATCCGCGCTGGCTGGAAACGGTGGCGGATTCTGCTGCGGACCTGACGTCTGCGCTTGATCCGACGACTTTGAAGGAAGCGGTGAAGGATGCTTCCGCCAAGGCGGGCAAACCAACCGACCCCAAGGCGATCGAGAACGCCGCGAACCTCTCAATCTCGGCGATGACTCTCGTGCGGCTCTATCGCGTGCGCGGCCATATGGCGGCAGATTTGGACCCGCTGGGACTGCACAGCCATGATACGCCGAGCGATCTGACGCTCGAATTCCATGGACTCGCAGGCAAGGAAGATCAGGAAGTTTATGTTGGCGGCGTATTGGGTCTCGAATGGACGACCGTGCGCGAGCTCTACAACACTTTGCGCGCAACCTATTGCGGCAAGGTGGGTCTGGAATACATGCACATCGCCGACACTGAAGAGCGGCGCTTCCTGCAGGACAAGTTCGAAAGCCCCGGCGAGACGATCCAGTTCACCCCCGAAGGCAAACGCGCAATTCTGGCAGCTGTCGTTCGCGGCGAGGAATATGAGAATTTCCTCGGCAAGAAGTATGTCGGTACCAAGCGGTTCGGGCTGGACGGCGGCGAAGCCATGATCCCGGCGCTGGAAGCGGTCATCAAGCATGGCGGGCAGGCCGGCGTGCGAGAAATTATCTACGGCATGGCGCACCGCGGCCGGTTGAACGTGCTCGCGAATGTTATGGCAAAGCCATACAAGGTCATCTTTCACGAATTTTCGGGCGGGTCTTCCAATCCCGAAGACGTGGGTGGTTCCGGCGATGTGAAATACCACCTCGGTACAAGCACAGACCGCGCGTTCGACGATATCGAAGTGCACATGTCGCTCGTCCCCAATCCATCGCACTTGGAAACAGTCGATCCGGTTGTGCTTGGCAAGGCACGTGCCCAGCAGGCGATCCGCGATGATCTGGACAAGCACGAGCAGGTCCTACCCGTGCTGATCCACGGAGATGCCGCTTTTGCTGGTCAGGGTGTTGTTTGGGAAAGCCTAAGCCTGACAGGCATCAACGGCTACAACACCGGCGGCTGCATCCACTTCATAATCAACAACCAGATCGGCTTTACGACGGCGCCCAAATTCTCGCGCGGGTCGCCATACCCCAGCGATGTGGCAAAGGGCGTTCAGGCTCCGATTCTTCACGTCAATGGTGACGATCCCGAAGCAGTGACGTTCGCTTGCAAGCTAGCGGTTGATTACCGCCAGAAATTCAAGCGCGATATCGTGATCGACATGTGGTGTTATCGCCGTTTCGGCCACAATGAAGGTGACGAACCCAAGTTCACTCAGCCTCTGATGTATGACGCGATCGGCAAGCACGAGAAGGTCAGCTTCATCTACGCCGAACGTTTGATCGCAGAGGGTGTAATCGAAAAAGGCTACGCCCCCAAACTGCGTGAGGATTTCACAGCACAGCTTGATAAAGAGTTCGAGGCGGCCAAAAGCTACAAGGCCAATGAGGCCGACTGGTTTGGCGGACGCTGGGCCGGTCTCAACAAACCTGCTGACCCTGAAAGCGCGCGCCGCAATATCGAAACAGCGATCGACAAGAAGCTGTTCGATAGCTTGGGCCGCACGCTGACCACAATTCCCGAAGATTTGAATGCGCACCGTACGCTGACCCGCGTTATCAAGGGCCGTGCGGATATGTTCGAAAAGGGAGAGGGCTTTGACTGGGCCACGGCGGAAGCGCTCGCCTTCGGAAGCCTTGTAACCGAGGGATACGGCGTGCGCCTTTCCGGTCAGGACTCAGGCCGCGGTACTTTTAGTCAGCGCCACGCGGTGTGGGTGGATCAAAAGACTGAAGAGAAATACCTGCCACTGTGCCAGCTGCCGCACGGCAAATTCGAAGTCTATGACAGTCCGCTGAGCGAATACGGGGTTCTGGGCTTTGAATATGGCTTCGCGATGGCCGACCCAAAGACACTGGTACTTTGGGAAGCGCAGTTTGGTGACTTCGCCAATGGCGCGCAAATCATGATTGACCAGTATATTGCCGCGGGCGAAGCCAAATGGCTGCGCGCCAACGGTTTGGTGATGCTATTGCCACATGGTTATGAGGGCCAGGGGCCTGAGCACAGCTCTGCGCGTCTTGAGCGTTTTCTTCAGCTTTGCGCGAATGACAATATTCAGGTGTGCAACATTACGACGCCTGCGAACTATTTCCACGTTCTACGTCGCCAGATGCTGCGTTCTTTCCGCAAACCGCTGATCATAATGACTCCCAAATCGCTGCTGCGCCATCCGCTGGCAAAGAGCGACGCGGAAGAGTTCATGGGCGACCATCACTTCATGCGGATCAAGTCCGACATGACCGAGATCGCAGACGAAAAGGTCAGGCGCCTGGTGCTGTGTAGCGGCAAGGTCGCCTATGATCTGATGCAAAAGCGTGATGAGGAAGGTCTCGAAGATGTTTCTATCGTTCGTATCGAGCAGCTTTTCCCGTTCCCGGGAGAGCCACTGACGGTTCGCCTTAAGCGCATGAAAAACATTGAGGAAGTCGTCTGGTGCCAGGAAGAGCCAAAAAACAATGGTTCATGGTTCTTCGTTGATCGGCTGATCGAAGAGTCGCTGCGCAACGCCGGGCACGATGGTATGCGTCCGATCTATGCTGGACGTGATGCATCGGCATCGCCAGCCACCGGCTTCGCCAGTCGCCACCAGGAACAACAGGAAGCGCTTGTCGCTGACGCGCTGGGTCTGACAGACGCATCCAAATCCACCACCTCCCGCAAGAAGAAGGGCTGA
- a CDS encoding PepSY domain-containing protein produces MAKLTMLKFAKWHIWLGWLVGFPTLMWMVTGLYMAAKPIEEVRGNHLRVEQSVQPLVLPGSALAGAEFPIRDMRAVMQDGRAVAILTGMDGSIRRIDMQSGTALPALSANDARRIVAEQIKGGEKVRTVTAFDADNVPFDFRRSMPVWQVALEDGAHIYVGRDTGQIEAVRTRWWRGFDFMWGLHIMDLRTREDTSHPILILFAILGVLGAMLGCILMFRRRKVRVTAK; encoded by the coding sequence ATGGCCAAACTGACGATGCTTAAGTTTGCCAAATGGCATATCTGGCTTGGCTGGCTGGTTGGCTTTCCAACGTTGATGTGGATGGTGACCGGGCTCTACATGGCGGCCAAGCCAATCGAGGAAGTTCGCGGTAATCATTTAAGGGTAGAGCAGTCTGTGCAGCCCCTGGTGCTACCCGGTAGTGCGCTAGCCGGCGCAGAATTTCCGATCCGCGATATGCGCGCCGTGATGCAGGATGGCCGCGCAGTAGCCATTCTAACCGGTATGGACGGTAGCATCCGGCGCATCGATATGCAGAGCGGTACAGCCCTGCCTGCTCTATCGGCAAACGATGCAAGACGGATCGTGGCAGAACAGATCAAGGGGGGCGAAAAGGTTCGCACCGTAACTGCGTTTGATGCCGACAATGTTCCCTTCGATTTCCGTCGCTCCATGCCTGTCTGGCAGGTCGCGCTGGAAGATGGGGCGCATATCTATGTTGGGCGCGACACTGGCCAGATAGAGGCTGTACGCACGCGCTGGTGGCGCGGTTTCGATTTCATGTGGGGCCTGCACATCATGGATTTGAGGACTCGCGAAGATACCAGCCATCCGATACTGATCCTTTTCGCGATTCTGGGAGTGCTAGGCGCTATGCTCGGTTGCATCCTGATGTTCCGCCGCCGCAAAGTGCGCGTCACCGCCAAATGA
- a CDS encoding amidase family protein, whose amino-acid sequence MAYPKLTDQAGAIETAARIRRGEFSPHEAVEDAIARIEHLDVHVNAVAVCDFERAIETAKGMDKELPGAHQPLFGVPMTIKESFDIAGLPTTWGHKAHKSYVARRDAKIVRQLKAAGVVFLGKSNVPIDLSDWQSFNEVYGRTNNPHNHDRSPGGSSGGSAAAVASGMVPIEYGTDIGGSVRVPAHFCGVWGHKTSWGLVSKHGHDHPAMAGKDAHDGALSIAGPLARNADDIEILLRLTSEFPLFERERPLRSCRILAILDHPDSPLDDSVRAPMEAALSALEAAGVQIDRKSDLIPDLAAQQADYLRMLNVAMARGAPSPDGKRATATDWFNLLDLQARNEIAWAHLFETYDFVLAPPAPVLAVPHRDEAVFRGDIDINGTASPASGGLAWAGLATFPNLPSTVLPIGSGNYLGTELPCGLQVMGRRWSDLDCVAAAREIDAIVNG is encoded by the coding sequence GTGGCCTATCCAAAACTGACCGATCAGGCTGGAGCAATTGAAACAGCGGCACGCATCCGCAGGGGCGAATTTTCACCGCATGAAGCCGTGGAAGATGCCATTGCGCGGATTGAGCACCTCGATGTCCACGTGAACGCGGTTGCGGTGTGCGATTTCGAGCGCGCGATTGAGACCGCAAAAGGAATGGATAAAGAGCTGCCCGGTGCGCATCAACCATTGTTCGGCGTCCCTATGACGATCAAGGAAAGTTTTGATATCGCTGGCCTTCCAACGACGTGGGGCCATAAAGCGCACAAGAGTTATGTTGCCCGGCGCGATGCGAAGATCGTGCGCCAGCTTAAGGCGGCGGGCGTGGTCTTCCTGGGCAAGTCCAACGTACCGATTGATCTCAGTGATTGGCAAAGCTTCAACGAAGTCTATGGCCGCACCAATAATCCGCACAATCATGATCGCTCGCCAGGCGGATCTTCGGGCGGTTCAGCGGCAGCGGTCGCCAGCGGGATGGTGCCAATCGAATATGGAACGGACATAGGCGGCTCAGTGCGCGTGCCGGCCCATTTTTGCGGTGTCTGGGGCCACAAAACGAGCTGGGGCCTGGTCAGCAAGCACGGACACGATCATCCGGCAATGGCGGGCAAGGATGCGCATGATGGCGCTCTTTCGATCGCCGGGCCGCTGGCCCGCAACGCTGATGACATAGAGATCCTGCTGCGGCTGACGTCGGAATTTCCGTTATTCGAGCGAGAGAGACCGCTTAGATCTTGTCGTATACTCGCGATCCTTGATCACCCGGACAGCCCGCTTGATGACAGCGTGCGCGCACCGATGGAAGCGGCGCTGAGCGCTCTCGAAGCGGCAGGCGTGCAGATCGACCGGAAGAGCGATCTCATCCCCGACCTCGCAGCACAGCAAGCCGACTACCTGCGCATGCTCAATGTCGCGATGGCGCGCGGTGCCCCCTCGCCCGATGGCAAACGTGCGACCGCGACAGACTGGTTCAATCTGCTCGACCTGCAAGCGCGCAACGAGATCGCCTGGGCGCATCTGTTCGAGACATATGACTTTGTGCTCGCGCCGCCTGCGCCTGTGCTGGCGGTTCCGCATCGCGATGAGGCGGTGTTCCGCGGCGACATTGATATAAATGGCACTGCGTCCCCGGCATCGGGCGGGTTGGCATGGGCCGGCCTCGCCACTTTCCCCAATTTGCCTTCGACCGTGCTTCCGATTGGCTCGGGCAACTACCTGGGCACGGAGCTGCCCTGCGGACTGCAGGTAATGGGACGGCGTTGGAGCGATCTCGACTGCGTCGCCGCTGCGCGCGAAATTGATGCAATCGTGAACGGATAA
- the lpdA gene encoding dihydrolipoyl dehydrogenase, protein MADHSYDYDVLVIGAGPGGYVAAIRAAQLGLKVACAEGRATLGGTCLNVGCIPSKAMLHASEYFDAASNGTMESMGIEVKPKLNLEKMHGQRVDAVDGLTKGIEFLFKKNKVDWKKGYATFQDAHTVKVGEETVTAKDIVIATGSSVTPLPGVEVDNDKQVVVDSTGALELKKVPKKMVVIGGGVIGLELGSVWRRLGAEVICVEFLDQILPGMDGDIRKEANKIFKKQGIEFKLSTKVTGVTVKGKKATLTLEPAAGGEEETLEADCVLVSIGRKPNTDGLGLENIGLETNQRGQIETDHSFRTSIDGIWAIGDVIPGPMLAHKAEDEGIAVAENIAGETGIVNHDVIPSVVYTWPEIAGVGLTTEQAIEKTGGDKKAVKVGKFPMMANSRAKTNHEPDGFVKVIADAETDRVLGVWCIASVAGTMIAEAGIAMEFGATSEDIAYTCHAHPTHAEAMKEAAMGVQGKPIHI, encoded by the coding sequence ATGGCTGACCATTCTTACGATTATGACGTTCTGGTTATCGGCGCTGGCCCTGGCGGCTATGTCGCGGCTATTCGCGCGGCGCAGCTGGGATTGAAGGTGGCTTGCGCAGAAGGCCGCGCAACACTGGGCGGAACCTGCCTCAACGTTGGCTGTATCCCGTCCAAGGCAATGCTGCATGCGTCGGAATATTTCGACGCAGCAAGCAATGGCACAATGGAAAGCATGGGCATCGAAGTGAAGCCCAAGCTGAACCTCGAAAAGATGCATGGCCAGCGGGTCGATGCGGTCGATGGCCTGACCAAGGGCATCGAATTCCTGTTCAAGAAGAACAAGGTCGACTGGAAAAAGGGTTATGCGACTTTCCAGGATGCGCACACGGTAAAGGTCGGCGAAGAGACCGTCACTGCAAAGGATATCGTGATCGCGACCGGCTCTTCGGTCACTCCCCTGCCCGGCGTCGAGGTCGACAATGACAAGCAGGTGGTGGTCGATTCCACCGGTGCGCTTGAACTCAAGAAGGTGCCGAAGAAGATGGTCGTCATCGGTGGCGGCGTGATCGGGCTGGAGCTCGGCTCTGTCTGGCGCCGCCTGGGCGCGGAAGTCATCTGTGTCGAATTCCTTGACCAGATCCTGCCCGGTATGGACGGCGATATTCGCAAGGAAGCGAACAAGATCTTCAAGAAGCAGGGAATCGAGTTCAAGCTGTCGACCAAGGTCACCGGTGTGACCGTCAAAGGTAAGAAAGCCACGCTGACACTGGAGCCAGCCGCAGGTGGCGAAGAAGAAACGCTGGAGGCCGATTGCGTCCTCGTATCGATTGGCCGGAAGCCCAATACCGATGGTTTGGGTCTTGAGAATATCGGCCTCGAAACCAACCAGCGCGGCCAGATCGAAACCGATCATTCCTTCCGCACATCGATCGACGGCATATGGGCAATCGGTGACGTAATCCCCGGCCCCATGCTGGCGCACAAGGCCGAGGATGAAGGCATCGCGGTTGCGGAGAACATCGCGGGCGAAACCGGCATTGTGAACCACGATGTGATCCCGAGTGTTGTCTACACCTGGCCCGAGATCGCCGGTGTTGGCCTGACAACCGAGCAAGCGATCGAAAAAACAGGCGGCGACAAGAAAGCGGTTAAGGTCGGAAAATTCCCGATGATGGCGAACAGCCGCGCCAAGACCAATCATGAGCCTGACGGTTTTGTGAAGGTCATCGCCGACGCGGAAACCGACCGCGTTCTGGGCGTATGGTGTATCGCCAGCGTCGCGGGCACGATGATTGCCGAAGCTGGCATCGCGATGGAGTTTGGCGCAACGTCCGAAGACATTGCCTACACCTGTCACGCGCACCCGACCCATGCTGAAGCGATGAAGGAAGCGGCGATGGGTGTGCAGGGCAAGCCGATCCACATTTGA
- a CDS encoding prolyl oligopeptidase family serine peptidase, translating into MIRLLLLAATTSLIASPLVAADEALNAPEYPETYTQDLTETIFGEEVADPYRWLENDVRNDPEVANWVAAQNQTTDAFMEQLESREWFAERIASLLNFERFGIPQKAGENYFYTRNSGLQNQSQLYVQTGIDGERRLLIDPNVWADDGATALAGWEPSPDGSLLAYSVQDGGTDWRIIRVIDVSTGQQLGDEIRWAKFTGIAWVGNEGFLYSRFPEPEEGLDFQALNYNQAVYFHEIGTDQSEDRQVFATPDHPERGHSARTTHDGRWAAITSSIGTDDVYEVHLMDLKRRGRDRWKAMPLVTGFENSWTLIASLDGTLYFRTNHDAPKFRIVSINLDDREPEWRLVVPETDKPISGASIVGGKLVVEYLRDAASRAIVLDLKGEGASAIELAGLGTASGFGGSPGDPETFYSFESFNRPDSIYRLNLETGETDVFASPELTFDPDDFAIEQTFYPSKDGTKIPMFIVRQKALAESGEAAPTLLYGYGGFDISITPGFNATRMAWMEAGGVFALANIRGGGEYGKEWHDAGRRANKQNVFDDFIAAGEFLKANGYTTEDGLAIEGRSNGGLLVGAVTNQRPDLIDASHAAVGVMDMLRFDRFTAGRYWVDDYGYPDREEDWRILRSYSPYHNVRDGVDYPAVLVTTADTDDRVVPGHSFKYTAALQAANLGDKPQLIRIETRAGHGSGKPTDKVIAEGADVLAFLAHFTGLADVQKK; encoded by the coding sequence ATGATCCGCTTATTGCTGCTGGCTGCAACAACCAGCCTTATTGCGTCGCCACTCGTTGCCGCCGATGAAGCGCTCAATGCTCCCGAGTACCCGGAAACCTATACGCAAGACCTGACCGAGACGATCTTCGGGGAGGAAGTCGCAGACCCGTATCGTTGGCTTGAAAATGATGTGCGTAATGATCCCGAAGTCGCAAATTGGGTCGCAGCACAGAACCAGACAACCGATGCTTTCATGGAACAGCTCGAGAGCCGCGAATGGTTTGCCGAACGGATCGCGAGCCTCCTGAATTTTGAACGCTTCGGTATCCCTCAGAAGGCAGGCGAGAACTATTTCTACACCCGTAATTCGGGCCTGCAGAACCAGTCACAGCTCTATGTCCAGACAGGCATCGATGGTGAACGGCGGCTGCTGATCGATCCCAATGTCTGGGCTGATGATGGCGCCACAGCGCTGGCAGGGTGGGAGCCGTCGCCCGACGGATCGCTTCTCGCCTACAGTGTACAGGACGGCGGGACCGACTGGCGTATTATCCGGGTAATAGATGTCTCGACCGGCCAGCAACTGGGCGATGAGATACGCTGGGCCAAGTTCACGGGTATAGCGTGGGTCGGAAATGAAGGTTTCCTCTATTCGCGCTTCCCGGAGCCGGAGGAGGGGCTGGACTTTCAGGCGCTGAACTACAATCAGGCGGTCTACTTCCACGAAATCGGAACAGATCAGAGCGAGGACAGGCAAGTTTTCGCGACACCCGATCATCCTGAGCGTGGGCACTCTGCGCGCACTACACATGACGGACGCTGGGCGGCGATCACCAGTTCGATCGGGACGGACGATGTCTACGAAGTGCATTTGATGGACCTGAAGAGACGCGGGCGCGATCGCTGGAAGGCGATGCCATTGGTGACCGGTTTCGAGAACAGCTGGACTCTGATCGCGTCGCTCGATGGCACGCTCTATTTTCGCACCAATCATGACGCGCCAAAGTTCCGCATCGTTTCGATCAATCTGGATGATCGCGAACCTGAATGGCGATTGGTTGTACCCGAAACGGACAAGCCGATTTCGGGCGCGTCGATCGTTGGTGGCAAGCTGGTGGTCGAATATTTGCGAGACGCCGCGAGCCGCGCAATCGTGCTCGATTTGAAAGGCGAGGGGGCAAGCGCGATTGAATTGGCCGGCCTTGGCACAGCAAGCGGGTTCGGCGGTTCGCCTGGCGATCCGGAGACATTCTATAGCTTTGAAAGTTTCAACCGCCCGGATTCGATCTATCGCTTGAATTTGGAGACCGGGGAGACCGATGTCTTCGCCAGCCCAGAGCTGACCTTTGACCCAGATGATTTCGCCATTGAGCAAACGTTCTATCCGTCAAAGGACGGCACGAAGATCCCTATGTTCATCGTGCGCCAAAAAGCGCTGGCTGAAAGCGGAGAGGCCGCGCCCACGCTGCTATATGGCTATGGCGGGTTCGATATTTCGATTACGCCCGGTTTCAACGCTACGCGTATGGCTTGGATGGAGGCGGGTGGCGTTTTTGCTCTCGCCAACATCCGCGGGGGCGGTGAATACGGCAAGGAATGGCACGATGCCGGACGTCGTGCGAACAAGCAGAACGTATTCGACGATTTCATCGCCGCAGGTGAATTCCTGAAGGCCAATGGCTACACTACCGAAGACGGTCTGGCGATCGAAGGAAGGTCCAACGGGGGCTTGCTCGTCGGTGCAGTAACAAACCAGCGTCCTGATCTGATCGACGCCTCGCATGCGGCGGTCGGCGTCATGGACATGCTCCGCTTCGATCGTTTTACGGCCGGACGGTATTGGGTGGACGACTATGGCTACCCAGACCGCGAAGAAGATTGGCGGATACTGCGCAGCTATTCCCCCTACCATAACGTGCGTGATGGGGTCGACTATCCTGCAGTTCTGGTGACGACTGCCGACACCGATGATCGCGTAGTCCCGGGGCACAGCTTCAAATACACCGCCGCGCTGCAAGCTGCCAATCTTGGAGATAAGCCGCAGTTGATCCGGATTGAAACGCGGGCTGGGCACGGATCAGGAAAACCCACTGATAAAGTGATCGCTGAAGGCGCGGATGTTCTTGCTTTCCTTGCACATTTCACCGGACTAGCTGACGTTCAGAAAAAATAG